In Humulus lupulus chromosome 7, drHumLupu1.1, whole genome shotgun sequence, the following are encoded in one genomic region:
- the LOC133792711 gene encoding ubiquitin-activating enzyme E1 1-like, producing MLPRKRAGEGVVVEEEETDINNSTETSSLKKHRIGDISAAESTVNNSSSNSNNSLGNNNVNSGNSVAKEEQGHSLTMSPGDPADIDEDLHSRQLAVYGRDTMRRLFASNVLISGLQGLGAEIAKNLILAGVKSVTLHDEGNVELWDLSSNFIFSENDVGRNRALASVQKLQELNNAVVVQALTTNLTKEQLSDFQAVVFTDIGLEKAIEFNDYCHNHQPPIAFIKSEVRGLFGSVFCDFGPEFTVFDVDGEEPHSGIIASISNDNPALVSCVDDERLEFQDGDYVVFSEVRGMIELNDGKPRKIKSSRAYSFALGEDTSNFGAYERGGIVTQVKQPKVLKFKPLREALSDPGDFLLSDFSKFDRPPLLHLAFQALDKFVSDLGRFPVAGSEEDAQKLVSIAGNINESLGDGKLEDINPKILRHFAFGAKAVLNPMAAMFGGIVGQEVVKACSGKFHPLFQFFYFDSVESLPAEPLDSSDFRPLNSRYDAQISVFGSKLQKKLEDAIVFIVGSGALGCEFLKNVALMGVSCGNQGKLTITDDDVIEKSNLSRQFLFRDWNIGQAKSTVAASAAASINPHLNIEALQNRVGSETENVFDDTFWENVNVVINALDNVNARLYVDQRCLYFQKPLLESGTLGAKCNTQMVITHLTENYGASRDPPEKQAPMCTVHSFPHNIDHCLTWARSEFEGLVEKTPAEVNAYLSNPSEYTTAMRNAGDAQARDTLDRVLECLDKEKCENFQDCITWARLKFEDYFSNRVKQLIFTFPENAATSTGAPFWSAPKRFPQPLQFSAADSGHLHYVMAASILRAETFGIPIPDWVRNPKKLAEAVDRVIVPEFQPREGVKIETDEKATNINSAASVDDALVINDLISRLEHCRANLAPGYKMKPIQFEKDDDTNYHMDLIAGLANMRARNYSIPEVDKLKAKFIAGRIIPAIATSTAMATGLVCLELYKVLDGGHKLEDYRNTFANLALPLFSMAEPVPPKVIKHRDMKWTVWDRWIVKDNPTLRELLDWLKNKGLNAYSISCGSCLLYNSMFPRHKDRMDRKMVDLAREVAKVDLPSYRRHLDVVVACEDDDDNDIDIPLVSIYFR from the exons ATGCTTCCAAGAAAGAGAGCTGGCGAAGGAGTGgttgtagaagaagaagagactGACATTAACAACAGTACAGAAACCTCTTCCCTTAAGAAGCATCGGATCGGTGACATCTCCGCCGCCGAATCAACGGTGAACAACAGCAGCAGCAATAGCAACAACAGCCTCGGCAATAATAACGTCAATAGTGGTAATAGTGTAGCTAAGGAAGAACAAGGACACTCGCTCACCATGTCCCCAGGTGATCCTGCTGATATCGATGAGGATCTGCACAGCCGGCAGTTGGCCGTCTACGGCCGTGACACGATGCGGAGGCTCTTCGCGTCGAACGTTCTTATCTCTGGGTTGCAGGGTCTTGGTGCTGAAATTG CGAAGAACCTCATTCTTGCTGGAGTCAAGTCTGTGACTTTGCACGATGAAGGGAATGTGGAGCTTTGGGATTTGTCcagtaattttattttttccgAGAATGATGTTGGTAGGAACCGAGCGCTTGCCTCTGTTCAAAAGTTGCAAGAGCTCAACAATGCTGTTGTTGTGCAAGCTTTGACAACAAATTTGACTAAGGAACAACTTTCTGATTTTCAG GCTGTTGTCTTCACTGACATCGGTCTTGAAAAAGCTATTGAATTCAATGATTACTGTCATAATCATCAGCCTCCTATTGCCTTCATTAAATCTGAAGTCAGGGGTCTTTTTGGTTCTGTCTTTTGTGATTTTGGACCTGAGTTCACTGTTTTTGATGTTGATGGAGAGGAGCCCCATAGTGGTATTATTGCATCCATTAGCAACGACAACCCTGCTCTAGTATCATGTGTCGATGATGAAAGACTCGAATTTCAGGATGGGGATTATGTTGTATTCTCTGAAGTTCGGGGAATGATCGAATTGAATGATGGAAAACCAAGAAAGATCAAGAGTTCTAGGGCTTATTCATTTGCTCTTGGGGAGGATACCTCAAATTTTGGTGCTTATGAGAGAGGTGGTATTGTTACACAGGTGAAACAGCCCAAAGTATTGAAGTTTAAGCCATTGAGGGAAGCACTTAGTGATCCTGGTGATTTTCTTTTGAGTGATTTCTCCAAGTTTGATCGACCACCCCTCCTTCACTTGGCGTTCCAAGCTCTGGATAAGTTTGTATCTGATTTGGGTCGTTTCCCTGTTGCGGGCTCAGAGGAGGATGCTCAGAAGCTTGTATCTATTGCTGGTAACATCAATGAAAGTTTGGGAGATGGTAAATTAGAAGACATAAATCCAAAAATTCTGCGGCACTTTGCCTTCGGTGCAAAGGCAGTACTGAACCCCATGGCTGCCATGTTTGGTGGTATTGTTGGACAAGAAGTAGTAAAAGCTTGCTCTGGAAAGTTTCATCCACTCTTCCAG TTCTTCTACTTTGACTCGGTGGAGTCACTTCCAGCAGAGCCGCTAGACTCTAGTGATTTTAGACCGTTAAACAGTCGCTATGATGCACAGATTTCAGTTTTTGGGTCCAAGCTTCAGAAGAAATTGGAAGATGCTATTGTATTCATTGTTGGATCTGGTGCACTAGGCTGTGAGTTCTTAAAAAATGTAGCCTTGATGGGGGTTTCCTGTGGAAACCAAGGGAAGCTGACGATAACAGATGATGATGTAATTGAGAAGAGTAACCTTAGCCGGCAATTCCTTTTTCGTGATTGGAATATTGGGCAGGCCAAGTCCACAGTTGCTGCTTCTGCTGCCGCTTCAATCAATCCCCATCTAAATATTGAAGCCTTGCAGAATCGAGTTGGCTCTGAAACTGAGAATGTTTTCGATGACACCTTCTGGGAGAATGTAAATGTTGTAATTAATGCGCTAGACAATGTCAATGCCCGTCTTTATGTAGATCAGAGGTGCTTATATTTCCAAAAGCCACTTCTTGAGTCTGGAACTCTTGGTGCCAAATGCAACACCCAGATGGTCATTACTCACTTAACAGAGAATTATGGTGCCTCAAGGGACCCACCAGAGAAGCAAGCACCCATGTGCACTGTGCACTCCTTCCCTCACAACATTGACCACTGCTTGACATGGGCACGATCGGAATTTGAGGGTTTGGTTGAGAAGACCCCTGCTGAAGTGAATGCTTATTTGTCCAACCCAAGTGAATATACAACTGCAATGAGGAATGCTGGTGACGCCCAGGCGAGGGATACATTGGATCGAGTTCTTGAGTGTCTTGACAAAGAGAAATGCGAGAATTTCCAAGATTGTATTACCTGGGCTCGTCTAAA GTTTGAAGATTATTTCTCCAACCGTGTGAAGCAGTTGATTTTTACTTTCCCTGAAAATGCTGCAACTAGTACTGGGGCTCCATTTTGGTCAGCCCCTAAGCGGTTCCCCCAGCCACTGCAGTTCTCAGCTGCTGATTCTGGTCACCTTCATTATGTTATGGCAGCATCAATATTGCGAGCTGAGACATTTGGCATTCCAATTCCCGACTGGGTTAGAAACCCTAAGAAATTGGCTGAAGCTGTTGATAGAGTGATAGTTCCTGAATTTCAGCCAAGGGAAGGTGTCAAAATTGAGACTGATGAGAAGGCTACCAATATTAATTCTGCTGCATCTGTAGATGATGCCCTGGTAATTAATGATTTGATTTCAAGGTTGGAACATTGCCGAGCCAACTTGGCACCAGGGTATAAGATGAAACCAATTCAGTTTGAGAAG GATGATGATACTAACTACCACATGGATCTTATTGCTGGTCTTGCCAACATGAGGGCCAGAAATTACAGCATTCctgaggttgacaagctgaaggcgaAGTTTATTGCTGGAAGGATTATCCCTGCAATTGCAACCTCTACTGCCATGGCAACAGGTCTCGTATGTCTGGAGCTTTACAAGGTTTTGGATGGAGGCCACAAACTAGAGGACTACCGAAACACATTTGCAAATCTGGCACTACCATTGTTCTCAATGGCCGAACCAGTTCCTCCAAAGGTGATCAAGCACCGTGACATGAAGTGGACTGTTTGGGATAGGTGGATTGTGAAAGACAATCCAACACTGAGGGAACTTCTGGATTGGTTGAAGAACAAAGGCCTAAACGCTTACAGTATCTCCTGTGGAAGTTGCCTGCTTTATAATAGTATGTTCCCTCGTCACAAGGATCGCATGGATAGGAAGATGGTGGATCTGGCAAGGGAAGTGGCTAAAGTAGATTTACCTTCGTACCGTCGACATTTGGATGTGGTGGTGGCTTGTGAGGATGACGATGACAACGACATCGACATCCCATTGGTATCCATTTACTTCCGTTGA